The nucleotide window ACTTTACTTTGAACGCTGGGGAGCCCGAGAGCTGAACATCACGCTGCTCAGTGATGTCAGCCGGCTGGAGCCGGGGCAGACCCTGACGCTGACGGTGATTCTGGAAAATAAGAAACGCATGAGTGTTCCGCATGTTTCTGCCCGAATTTCGTTCCCTGCCATTCTGGACTGCTTAGAACCGGATCTTATTCCGAGCGGTGAAAGCGCAACTTCGGCGCTTGTCCTGCATACCACACTGGCTGGACGGCAAAAGAAAACCCGGACGCTGAAATTTGCTGCCCGGCAGCGGGGTGCCGGAGAGTTCCAGGTAACCACGGTCCTTGCCGATTATTTAAATCTGACTCAGTTGGATGGACCGCAGGCGCAGCCACGGTTGTGCGTCGTTCATCCGCTGCGGCAATTTCCTTCCGCCCTTGCTGCTCATCCCTGCGGACTGCAGGGTCAGCGCTCAGTTCGGCGCTGGCTCTATCCCGATCCGATTTTTTATACCGGCGTCCGACCCTATCAGCCGCAGGACAGCTTCCGTGATATCGACTGGCGGGCAACGGCACGTTATCAGTCTTTCTATGTCAAAGAATATGATCACACCTCGGATCCTGCTTTTTCAATTTTTTTAATTCTGCAGTCGATTCAGAATCTGTTTGCGGATGATGCGGAATTTATGGAAAGTGCTGTGCAGTTCGCCGCTGCCATTCTGGATCAAAGTCAGCGCCAACAGCTGCCAACAGCATTGGTAACCAACGCCGTTGTCCGGTTTACCGTCGCGGACACCTCCGTCTGTGATCACAGCTTAAATCACACGGTCAGCTGTCTGGATCTGTTAGCCTGTGCCGCGCCTTATCCGCTGAGTGAGCCTGCCCGGCTGTTTCAGCGCTATCCGCAGCTGCTGGATGCCACGCATCATTGCCTGTTGATTCTGAATACACTGACTGAGCCTTTGCGGGAATGGGTCATGAAGATCTGTGCCCAGGGTACGGCAGTGACGCTGGTATGCTGGACGCTGCCGGATCTTAAACGCTTGCCGGAGGGCTGCGACGTTCTGCCTTTAAGAAAGGAGGAAACCAAATGAAACGTTTCTTTCCTTATTTAATCTCCCTGCAGCAATGCCTTTGCGGCTTATGGATCATGATTGTTCTCGTTCAGGCCTTTGTCCCACAAACCCTTTCGCTGCTTGGATGCGGACTGTTTTTCTTTGTTCAGTGGGGACTGTCGCATTTGTCCAGTGAGAAAAGGCCGGCACTGCGAACCAGTTTGTACTTCATCTGCATTCTTCTCTTTGCGGTGCTGATTCCTAAGCATCGGGATGTTCTGACAATCGGGCTGACCGCTGTCGGCTTGATGTTGGAAACGGGATTGATTTTTTCGTTGAAAGAGCTGCGCGACTGTTCGTGGGGTCGGTTGGGGATCGGCGGACTGGTTCTGGTTCTGTTGAATCTGGTGAGTCCTTCCCCAGCCTTGATCCGCAGTTCACTGCTGTTAGCCTTAGCCGCCTTATGCCTGCGGGTTCAGTCGCAATTTATCAATCCAGTCAATCCAGCTTCGTTGATGAATTTAGATCAGGATCAGGAAAAGCTGTTGTTAAAATTGGCGGGCCTGCAGTTGTTTGTGACGGTGCTCATTGGGCCGATAAGCTCGGTGATTCTCTTTCTGGCGCAGCTGCTCAGCCAGGGGCTGACGTGGATTTTAAGTCTTTTGATCGAGGCGTTTGCCTTTGTCTTTTCGGCGATCATCTTGTCGCTGCAAAGCTTGATCCGCTGGATCCTTGCCCATCAGAAAGGGGCGGAATCGACTCCGTCACTCACACCGCAGCCGGAGGCTACGATGACGCCCACTCCCGAATCAGCAACGTCAGCTTCTTCCTTCTTCAATGGGTTTCTGGCGTTAATTCTGCTGATTATCGCGATCTTTCTGCTTGTTTCTCTGCTTCGTTGGCTGATCCGGCTGATCCGCAAATCCCGTCCGGTTTCATTGGAAGGGGGTTTTGCGAGTGAAAAAATCAACAGCTCAGAGATTTCTGCCCGGCCAACTTTGCGCCAGCGCCTGCATGCCTGGCTGCATCCGGAAACGCTTTCTCCATTGCGGAAGCAATACAAGGAAGCTGTCGATCTGCGGATCCAACAAGGTCATCCATTTGCGCCCCATGCGACGCCTTGGGAATACTGGAATGAAGTGAAAGCGGAAGAAGCCGATGATACGTTTAGGAAGCTGACCGAGGCTTATAATGAAGAACGGTATCGGCCAGCCGCAAACGCCGAAATGAAGACGGGAACTGAAAGATAAAGCTTCCTGTCTGTCGAACAACGATCATCGCAGGAAATGATCCTACTGTAATTCGTCACTCAAAAACCGCAAAAAAACTGGATCGCCGGATCCAGTTTTTTAGTCTTTACTTTTCGTTGTCTTGGGACGCCGAGGTTTGGGCTTGGGCAGTGCTTCACAGGTCATCCTGACAATCTCCGCCAGTTGTTTCCGATTATCCAGATCTTCGATCAAAAAGCTTTCCTTCGCTCCCGCATAAGGCGGTGCTTTCGGACAATCCGGCATCCTTTCTGCGACCGGCGGTGTGATTTTGATAAACAGCTGATCATCGCAGATCACGCCGAAAAACACCTGATCGCAATACAGACCATATTCTCCGAACATGCGTTTCCACGTAATGGTACCGGCTAAAGCCAGCTGATCCGTCACATATGTGACAAATTCCAGTGTCGATGCCATCGTTAATAACAGGCGATGTTGCTGTCGGTCCGGGATTCCGTTCCGCCAATCAACGTGCCGTTCTCCATTCTGAGAATCATTTGTCCGCGGCCGAAAACACCCGGATCTAAGCAGACTTCAATCCGATGTCCGCGCTGCTGCAGGGCCTTTGCCAGGGCTGTCGGGAAATGCGGTTCCACAAAAATACGATTGTCCCGCTCCCACAGCCAGCGTGGTGCATCCAGCGCCATCTGCGGGTTGAGATGAAAATCAATCAGATTCATCGCCACCTGAACATGGCCCTGCGGCTGCATATATCCACCCATCACGCCGAAAGGACCAACAGCCTTGCCCTGGTGCATGATAAAGCCCGGGATGATGGTATGGTAGGTTCGCTTGCGTGGTTCCAGGCAATTCGCATGTTGTTCATCCAATGAGAAATCATGACCGCGGTTCTGCAGGGAAATGCCTGTGCCTTCCACAACGATCCCGCTGCCAAAGCCCATATAATTACTTTGAATGTATGACACCATGTTGCCTTCTTCATCCGCGGTGCATAAATAGACGGTTCCGCTCTGCGGCAGTTCGCTGACCTGCGGATCCTGCGCCTGCTCACTGATCTGAGCAGCCCGCAGCCGTCCCAGCTGAGGATCCAACAGCTGCTCTGTTTTCACCTTCATCGCTTTCGGATCTGTAATATAGAACAAGCCGTCCTTAAAAGCCATTTTCATCGCTTCCAGCTGACGGTGCACCGTTTCAACATGCAGCTTCTCCGCAAACTGGAACTCTTTTAAAATATTCAGGGCCATCAGCGCGACAATCCCCTGACCATTCGGCGGAATTTCACAGATTTCATAGCCGCGGTAATTCAAACGGATTGGATTCACCCATTCGTTTTCAAAAGCTTCCAGATCCGCTTTGCGCAGATATCCGCCGAATTTGCGGCTGCAGGCGTCAATCTGATCGGCAAGCGGTCCCTTGTAAAAACTGTCAGCCTGCGTCCTGCCAATTTCCTTTAATGTTTCCGCGTGATTTTTTAATGTGATGACTTCACCCGGCTGCGGAGCCTTTCCGTGAGGGGCAAACGTTTTGAACCATTCGTCGAATTCTGGCTTGCCCGCAAATTCTTTTTGATATTTCCGAAAAGCGGCCTGCCAGTAATGCGCCAGCGTCGGTGGGCAGGGATAGCCTTCCTCAGCATAGCGAATAGCCGGCGCTAAGCATTGAGCTAAAGTCAGCCTTCCGAAACGCTCGTTCAGACTTTTCCATGCTTTCACCGCGCCGGGAACGGTAACCGGCGTCCAGCCGAATGTCGGCATATTCGTCATTCCCTGAGCTTTGAGTTTTTCCGCGGAAATCGCCTGCGGGGCAAAGCCGGAAGAATTCAGGCCTACTAATTCATTTTTATGCCAGACAATCGCAAAGGCATCGCTGCCTAAACCATTGGCCGTGGGTTCCACCACCGTCAGCGCCGCCGCTGTGGCCACCGCGGCATCGATCGCATTCCCACCTTGTCTTAATATTTCCAGACCGGCTGCACTGGCTAGAGATGATCCTGTGCAGACCATGCCTTTGCGGGCCATGACCGGATAACGATTCGATGGAAACGGTTGGTGATAACAGTCAAAATTCATCATTGATTTTCCTCCAGTAAAGCTTTGATTTTCAAAGTCATAGCGATTGTCTTGCCATCGATGATTTCGCCCCGCATGACCTGCTCGACTACCTCATCCAGAGGGACCTTGACGCAGTTGAGAAATTCATCTTCATCTAAATGCGTGCCGACAAAGGTTAGTCCTTTGGCCCAATACATTTGGATGGTTTCTTCCAGGTAGGCCCCGGTAGGAACCATCTCCCCAATAAACTGGAAAGTTTCAGCGGTGTAGCCGGTTTCCTCCTGCAGTTCCCGTTTGGCCGTAATTAACGGTTCCTCGCCTGCTTCCCGCTTCCCAGCCGGAACCTCGCGCATGATTCGCTGTTGAGCATAACGAAACTGATCGACAAGCAGCAGTTCATTCTGATCCGTCAGTGCCGCGATCGCCACTCCGCCGGGATGCTCAACCACCTCACGGATTGTTTCTGTTCCGTCCGGCAGTCTGACTTCATCATGCCGGACATGGATTAAGCGGCCCGTAAACACACGCTTCTGTGATTTTGTTTGTTCTATGAGTTCCATCTTCTCCCCCTCGTTTCTTTTTAATTCTGTTGATTCTATTTCATTTTCAGACTCTGATTTAGTTATAGAGAGATTTCGAAGAAAAATCAAGTTCAAAATCAGCTTCCTTTATTTTAATCAAAATCCTAGACTTCTTAAATCCTAATGAAACATTTAGCATAGGAAGTTCCAAGAAAGTCGATTATTCTTCTTCTCATTTGATCAGCTGAACCTAGGGCCAAGGTAACCCTGCGGTGACAAAGTCTCTCAATTCGGGAGTGAATTCGGTTTTTTATGAGCTTAAATCTTTTTCTGTGTTCTTTCTCATTGATGAGCTTGCGCTTGCGGACTTTCTTTCTAGCTGTTGTTCAGCTTGTGAAAGGGAATAAAGCACTGAGCTTCTCCTAGTCTTCTCTTTCTCCGCATTATTTTGCAAGAAGCAATAACGGAAGTCAAAATGATGTGCTGGCTGATCCGTCTTCTCACCGAGTCTTTTTTTGTTTTGTGGTTTCGCTTTTCTGCTTGTCTGGTATAATTAAAACGATCGTAATTTCAATTGAATCTGAAATCATACTGAGGTGAATCCAATGAAAAAAGGAGTAAGAATAGGGTTAATCATCATCGCTGTACTGTCCGCCATTGCCGGCTGTACTTATGCGGCGGCCAACTGGGCAATGGATTCCATGCTGAACCAAATCGAGCATGGTGAAAAAATCGCAAGCGAGGACGCGGCCATCGCACCGGAAGTCAGCGAAGCGGTAAAGGAACAGAACATTGTCAACATTGCGTTGTTTGGAGCAGACAACAGCCAGGGACCGACGGGAACCGATGAAGACCGCAGCGACGCGATGAAAATCATTTCTCTGGATTTTGACAACAAGAAGATCAAAATTACCTCGGTGGAGCGCGACGTGGTTGTGTGGATTCCTGGAGATCATCAGAAATACGGACATTTCAACTGGGCGTATTGGTTCGGCGGTCCTACCCTGGCGGTGCAAACACTGAACTACAATCTGGATCTGGATATTACGCAGTATGTAACCTTCAGCTTCAGCGCTGTGGAAAAGCTTGTCGACCTGATCGGCGGGGTCGATATTGAGCTGACCGCAAAGGAAGTCGGAGCGCTGCGGGGAAACACTAAAAACAGCGTGCATACCGGAAGCAACACCTTGAATGGCTATGATGCTATGTTATACTGCCGGCAGCGTTACATTGACAGCGACTTTGTCCGGATGGACCGGCAGAACAACGTCATCAACGCGATCATCGCCAAACTGAAGCATAAAAATATTCTGGAGCTGATGGAAATTGTCAATACGATGCTGCCTTCAGTGACTACGAACTGCACCAATACGGAAATCAAAGATTATCTGATTTCCCTGCTGAGTTTTGATCTCAGCCACATTGAAACTTATAAGGAACCCAGCGGTGAATATGACGACATCATGCGATGTCCGGGATTGGGCGGTTATCTGGTGCGCAGCTACAGCGATATGGTTCGTCACCTGCACGCCAACATCTATGGCAATGACGAGTATGAGCCAAGTCAGACCGTGATCGACAATGAGAAAAAAACCTATAAAACCTATGGAGAATTTAAGAAATAGGCTGACTGCTGGAAATCATATTCACTGATATTTATAAGGATCTATAAATTGCTTTTTTGATTCTGCTTATTGGAAAAAACTGAAAAAGAAACAGAGAGAAGGAATTTTCATGCCGGGTATCGGAACTTTGATTAATGCGGCAGCGGTGATCG belongs to Holdemania massiliensis and includes:
- a CDS encoding NUDIX domain-containing protein translates to MELIEQTKSQKRVFTGRLIHVRHDEVRLPDGTETIREVVEHPGGVAIAALTDQNELLLVDQFRYAQQRIMREVPAGKREAGEEPLITAKRELQEETGYTAETFQFIGEMVPTGAYLEETIQMYWAKGLTFVGTHLDEDEFLNCVKVPLDEVVEQVMRGEIIDGKTIAMTLKIKALLEENQ
- a CDS encoding DUF4129 domain-containing protein; translation: MKRFFPYLISLQQCLCGLWIMIVLVQAFVPQTLSLLGCGLFFFVQWGLSHLSSEKRPALRTSLYFICILLFAVLIPKHRDVLTIGLTAVGLMLETGLIFSLKELRDCSWGRLGIGGLVLVLLNLVSPSPALIRSSLLLALAALCLRVQSQFINPVNPASLMNLDQDQEKLLLKLAGLQLFVTVLIGPISSVILFLAQLLSQGLTWILSLLIEAFAFVFSAIILSLQSLIRWILAHQKGAESTPSLTPQPEATMTPTPESATSASSFFNGFLALILLIIAIFLLVSLLRWLIRLIRKSRPVSLEGGFASEKINSSEISARPTLRQRLHAWLHPETLSPLRKQYKEAVDLRIQQGHPFAPHATPWEYWNEVKAEEADDTFRKLTEAYNEERYRPAANAEMKTGTER
- a CDS encoding LCP family protein, yielding MKKGVRIGLIIIAVLSAIAGCTYAAANWAMDSMLNQIEHGEKIASEDAAIAPEVSEAVKEQNIVNIALFGADNSQGPTGTDEDRSDAMKIISLDFDNKKIKITSVERDVVVWIPGDHQKYGHFNWAYWFGGPTLAVQTLNYNLDLDITQYVTFSFSAVEKLVDLIGGVDIELTAKEVGALRGNTKNSVHTGSNTLNGYDAMLYCRQRYIDSDFVRMDRQNNVINAIIAKLKHKNILELMEIVNTMLPSVTTNCTNTEIKDYLISLLSFDLSHIETYKEPSGEYDDIMRCPGLGGYLVRSYSDMVRHLHANIYGNDEYEPSQTVIDNEKKTYKTYGEFKK
- a CDS encoding DUF58 domain-containing protein; amino-acid sequence: MTLLLIFILGLVVVQLGRLYFERWGARELNITLLSDVSRLEPGQTLTLTVILENKKRMSVPHVSARISFPAILDCLEPDLIPSGESATSALVLHTTLAGRQKKTRTLKFAARQRGAGEFQVTTVLADYLNLTQLDGPQAQPRLCVVHPLRQFPSALAAHPCGLQGQRSVRRWLYPDPIFYTGVRPYQPQDSFRDIDWRATARYQSFYVKEYDHTSDPAFSIFLILQSIQNLFADDAEFMESAVQFAAAILDQSQRQQLPTALVTNAVVRFTVADTSVCDHSLNHTVSCLDLLACAAPYPLSEPARLFQRYPQLLDATHHCLLILNTLTEPLREWVMKICAQGTAVTLVCWTLPDLKRLPEGCDVLPLRKEETK
- a CDS encoding gamma-glutamyltransferase family protein, which encodes MMNFDCYHQPFPSNRYPVMARKGMVCTGSSLASAAGLEILRQGGNAIDAAVATAAALTVVEPTANGLGSDAFAIVWHKNELVGLNSSGFAPQAISAEKLKAQGMTNMPTFGWTPVTVPGAVKAWKSLNERFGRLTLAQCLAPAIRYAEEGYPCPPTLAHYWQAAFRKYQKEFAGKPEFDEWFKTFAPHGKAPQPGEVITLKNHAETLKEIGRTQADSFYKGPLADQIDACSRKFGGYLRKADLEAFENEWVNPIRLNYRGYEICEIPPNGQGIVALMALNILKEFQFAEKLHVETVHRQLEAMKMAFKDGLFYITDPKAMKVKTEQLLDPQLGRLRAAQISEQAQDPQVSELPQSGTVYLCTADEEGNMVSYIQSNYMGFGSGIVVEGTGISLQNRGHDFSLDEQHANCLEPRKRTYHTIIPGFIMHQGKAVGPFGVMGGYMQPQGHVQVAMNLIDFHLNPQMALDAPRWLWERDNRIFVEPHFPTALAKALQQRGHRIEVCLDPGVFGRGQMILRMENGTLIGGTESRTDSNIACY
- a CDS encoding TfoX/Sxy family protein, which translates into the protein MASTLEFVTYVTDQLALAGTITWKRMFGEYGLYCDQVFFGVICDDQLFIKITPPVAERMPDCPKAPPYAGAKESFLIEDLDNRKQLAEIVRMTCEALPKPKPRRPKTTKSKD